In one Tistrella mobilis genomic region, the following are encoded:
- a CDS encoding alanine/glycine:cation symporter family protein: protein MEFLTAFFGAIDNLTWGWALIPILVVFGVFLTIMSGFVQFVFFRRMFRVLGRGANNADPNAISAREALLVSVGGRVGGGNIAGVAVAITLGGPGAVFWMWAIALCGMATSLIECTLAQLYKTRDGEGGFRGGPAYYIRRGLGGRYNWLAIVYGICLMASFGFGFNAFQGNTMAGALHDSFGIDRLWSGIVIVAVTALVIFGGIKRIARAADVVVPVMALGYIAVAILVIGLNIADVPDMLVRIVRSAFGFDQAVAGGMGAAIAQGLRRGLFSNEAGLGSAPNVAATALVRHPVSQGITQSLSVFIDTMLICTCTALIILLGDVYVPGAQGIDGVALTQQSLASHLGDAARYLLTLAILLFAFSSIIYNYYLGENGLAVMTRSKPAVLALRLAILAMVFLGAAAPQATSVFFFSDPMMGLLALVNLIAIIMLFPVAMRVIDDYRTQLKAGVARPVLDPARFPDLDIDRKAWDPTVWK from the coding sequence ATGGAGTTTCTGACGGCGTTCTTCGGAGCGATCGACAATCTGACCTGGGGATGGGCGCTGATCCCGATCCTGGTCGTGTTCGGCGTGTTCCTGACGATCATGTCGGGCTTCGTGCAGTTCGTGTTTTTCCGGCGGATGTTCCGCGTGCTGGGGCGCGGCGCCAACAATGCCGATCCGAACGCGATCTCGGCGCGGGAGGCGCTGCTGGTCTCGGTGGGCGGGCGTGTCGGCGGCGGCAACATCGCCGGTGTCGCGGTCGCCATCACGCTCGGCGGCCCGGGTGCGGTGTTCTGGATGTGGGCGATCGCGCTCTGCGGCATGGCGACCAGCCTGATCGAATGCACGCTCGCCCAGCTCTACAAAACCCGCGACGGCGAGGGCGGGTTCCGGGGCGGGCCGGCCTATTACATCCGCCGCGGTCTCGGCGGGCGCTACAACTGGCTGGCCATCGTCTACGGCATCTGCCTGATGGCCTCGTTCGGCTTCGGCTTCAATGCCTTCCAGGGCAACACCATGGCCGGCGCCCTGCATGACAGCTTCGGCATCGACCGCCTGTGGTCGGGCATCGTGATCGTCGCCGTCACCGCGCTGGTCATCTTCGGCGGCATCAAGCGCATCGCCCGGGCGGCGGATGTGGTGGTGCCGGTCATGGCGCTCGGCTATATCGCGGTCGCCATTCTGGTCATCGGCCTCAACATCGCCGATGTGCCCGACATGCTGGTGCGCATCGTCCGCTCGGCCTTCGGCTTCGATCAGGCGGTTGCCGGCGGCATGGGGGCGGCCATCGCCCAGGGCCTGCGCCGGGGCCTGTTCTCCAACGAAGCCGGCCTGGGCTCGGCGCCGAACGTGGCGGCCACCGCGCTGGTCCGCCATCCGGTCAGCCAGGGCATCACCCAGTCGCTGTCGGTCTTCATCGACACCATGCTGATCTGCACCTGCACGGCGCTGATCATCCTTTTGGGCGACGTCTATGTTCCGGGTGCCCAGGGCATCGACGGCGTGGCGCTGACCCAGCAGTCGCTGGCCAGCCATCTGGGCGATGCCGCGCGCTATCTGCTGACGCTCGCCATCCTGCTCTTCGCCTTCTCGTCGATCATCTACAACTACTATCTGGGCGAAAACGGCCTGGCGGTGATGACCCGGTCGAAGCCGGCCGTTCTGGCGCTGCGCCTCGCCATCCTGGCGATGGTCTTCCTGGGCGCCGCCGCCCCGCAGGCCACCTCGGTGTTCTTCTTCTCGGACCCGATGATGGGCCTGCTCGCCCTGGTCAATCTGATCGCGATCATCATGCTCTTCCCCGTGGCGATGCGGGTGATCGACGACTACCGCACCCAGCTGAAGGCCGGCGTCGCCCGCCCGGTGCTCGATCCCGCGCGCTTCCCCGATCTCGACATCGATCGCAAGGCCTGGGATCCGACGGTCTGGAAGTAA
- the tkt gene encoding transketolase, translating into MTAQTTDATATTAPTPRDMANAVRALAMDAVERANSGHPGMPMGMADAATVLFTRFLKFDPKAPKWADRDRFVLSAGHGSMLLYALLHLTGYEDMTLDEVKNFRQLGARTAGHPEYGHASGIETTTGPLGQGIANAVGMALAERLLAARFGGSVVDHYTYVIAGDGCLMEGISQEAISLAGHLKLSKLIVLWDDNGISIDGPVSLSSSEDQRARFEAAGWATDAVDGHDAEAVAAALDRARSSDKPVMIACRTVIGYGAPKKAGTSGVHGAALGAEEIAGTREALAWPHAPFEIPADIRTAWAHAGARGAAERAAWEQRLGALDAGTQAEFTRAMAGELPAGWKQALDDYIAGLIASPKTVATRKASEMALEVLVPAIPELIGGSADLTGSNNTRTKGMKPVAPGEFDGRYVFWGIREHGMAAAMNGMALHGGVIPYGGTFLVFTDYCRPSIRLSALMEQRVIYVMTHDSIGLGEDGPTHQPVEHLMSLRMMPNVAVMRPADVVETAECWAAALERTNGPSVLALSRQNLKQLRLEASAGNLSAKGAYILREASAAPEAVLLATGSEVEIAVAAAEALEAKGVPTRVVSMPCWELFAAQPADYQAQVLGGDVVRIAIEAGIGFGWERWTGPKGAVIGMTGFGASAPAPELYRHFGITAEAVVDAALARV; encoded by the coding sequence ATGACCGCTCAGACGACCGATGCCACCGCGACCACCGCGCCCACGCCGCGTGACATGGCGAATGCCGTGCGCGCCCTTGCCATGGACGCCGTCGAGCGCGCGAATTCCGGCCATCCGGGCATGCCGATGGGCATGGCCGACGCGGCCACCGTGCTGTTCACCCGTTTCCTGAAGTTCGATCCCAAGGCCCCGAAATGGGCCGATCGCGACCGCTTCGTGCTCTCGGCCGGCCACGGCTCGATGCTGCTTTATGCCCTGCTGCATCTGACCGGCTACGAGGACATGACGCTGGACGAGGTGAAGAACTTCCGCCAGCTGGGCGCACGCACCGCCGGCCATCCCGAATACGGCCATGCCTCGGGCATCGAGACCACCACCGGTCCGCTGGGTCAGGGCATCGCCAACGCGGTCGGCATGGCGCTTGCCGAGCGTCTGCTCGCCGCCCGCTTCGGCGGGTCGGTGGTCGACCACTACACCTATGTCATCGCCGGTGACGGCTGCCTGATGGAGGGCATCAGCCAGGAGGCGATCTCGCTCGCCGGCCATCTGAAGCTCTCGAAGCTGATCGTGCTCTGGGACGACAACGGCATCTCGATCGACGGCCCGGTGTCGCTGTCCAGTTCGGAAGACCAGCGGGCGCGCTTCGAGGCCGCCGGCTGGGCGACCGATGCGGTCGACGGCCATGATGCCGAGGCGGTTGCCGCAGCACTCGACCGGGCGCGCAGCTCCGACAAGCCGGTGATGATCGCCTGCCGTACCGTCATCGGCTATGGCGCGCCGAAGAAGGCCGGCACCTCGGGCGTGCATGGCGCGGCGCTGGGCGCCGAAGAGATCGCCGGCACCCGCGAGGCGCTGGCCTGGCCGCATGCCCCCTTCGAGATCCCGGCCGATATCCGTACCGCCTGGGCCCATGCCGGCGCCCGCGGTGCCGCCGAACGCGCGGCCTGGGAACAGCGCCTGGGCGCGCTGGACGCCGGGACGCAGGCGGAATTCACCCGCGCCATGGCGGGCGAGCTGCCGGCGGGCTGGAAGCAGGCGCTCGACGACTACATCGCCGGCCTGATCGCCTCGCCCAAGACCGTCGCCACCCGCAAGGCATCGGAAATGGCGCTGGAAGTGCTGGTGCCGGCCATCCCCGAACTGATCGGCGGTTCGGCCGACCTCACCGGATCGAACAACACCCGCACCAAGGGCATGAAGCCGGTGGCGCCGGGTGAATTCGACGGCCGCTATGTCTTCTGGGGCATCCGCGAGCACGGCATGGCCGCGGCCATGAACGGCATGGCGCTGCATGGCGGCGTCATCCCCTATGGCGGAACCTTCCTGGTCTTCACCGATTATTGCCGGCCGTCGATCCGTCTGTCGGCGCTGATGGAGCAGCGGGTCATCTATGTCATGACCCACGACTCGATCGGCCTGGGCGAGGACGGCCCGACCCATCAGCCGGTCGAGCATCTGATGAGCCTGCGCATGATGCCGAATGTGGCGGTCATGCGTCCGGCCGACGTGGTCGAGACGGCGGAATGCTGGGCGGCGGCGCTGGAGCGGACCAACGGCCCCTCGGTGCTGGCGCTCAGCCGCCAGAACCTGAAGCAGCTGCGCCTCGAGGCGTCGGCCGGGAACCTTTCGGCCAAGGGCGCCTATATCCTGCGCGAGGCCTCGGCCGCCCCTGAGGCCGTGCTGCTCGCCACCGGTTCGGAAGTCGAGATCGCAGTCGCCGCGGCCGAGGCGCTGGAAGCCAAAGGCGTGCCGACCCGCGTGGTTTCGATGCCCTGCTGGGAGCTGTTCGCAGCCCAGCCGGCCGATTATCAGGCCCAGGTGCTGGGCGGCGATGTCGTCCGCATCGCGATCGAGGCCGGCATCGGCTTCGGCTGGGAACGCTGGACCGGCCCCAAGGGCGCCGTGATCGGCATGACCGGCTTCGGCGCCAGCGCGCCGGCGCCCGAACTCTACCGTCACTTCGGCATCACCGCCGAGGCCGTGGTCGACGCCGCACTCGCGCGCGTCTGA
- a CDS encoding aspartate ammonia-lyase, producing MHHTMRIEEDGLGRMPLPEDCLWGIHTARAIANFPITGIPLSLFPEFVRALAWVKMAAARANLALGVLAPEKHDVIVAVAAEIIEGRHLEHFRVDMIQGGAGTSTNMNVNEVIANLGLIRMGHRPGDYDHLHPNDDVNRSQSTNDVYPTALRLAIVDQCAAFRDAQLRLCAAFDDRAAAFAHIRKIGRTQLQDAVPMTLGQEFAGFAATIREDIAIIARLSELLLEVNLGGTAIGTRVNTPEGYAERAVAELALVSGLKVTLAGDLVEASSDTGAYVTFSGVLKRIAVKLSKICNDLRLLSSGPRSGFNEIRLPAMQAGSSIMPGKVNPVIPEVVNQVAFQVIGNDLTVTMAAEAGQLQLNAFEPVIILNLLQSMRMLIRAMDTLATRCVAGIEANVAQCEGALENSLVLATMLVPHIGYTRAARVAKTALADGAGVAETAQRLGFGSHEEIAAWLR from the coding sequence ATGCACCACACCATGCGCATCGAAGAGGACGGCCTTGGCCGCATGCCTCTGCCCGAGGATTGCCTCTGGGGCATCCACACCGCCCGGGCGATCGCCAATTTCCCGATCACCGGCATCCCGCTGTCGCTGTTTCCCGAATTCGTCCGGGCGCTGGCCTGGGTGAAGATGGCGGCGGCCCGCGCCAATCTGGCGCTGGGCGTGCTTGCGCCCGAAAAGCACGACGTGATCGTGGCGGTCGCGGCCGAAATCATCGAGGGCCGCCATCTGGAGCATTTCCGGGTCGACATGATCCAGGGCGGTGCCGGCACCTCGACCAATATGAACGTCAACGAGGTGATCGCCAATCTGGGCCTGATCCGCATGGGACATCGGCCCGGCGATTACGACCATCTGCATCCGAATGACGACGTCAACCGCTCGCAGTCGACCAACGACGTCTATCCGACGGCGCTGAGGCTGGCGATCGTCGACCAGTGCGCCGCCTTCCGCGACGCCCAGCTGCGGCTCTGTGCCGCCTTCGACGATCGCGCGGCGGCCTTTGCCCATATCCGCAAGATCGGCCGCACCCAGCTTCAGGATGCCGTGCCGATGACGCTGGGCCAGGAATTCGCCGGCTTCGCCGCCACGATCCGCGAGGACATCGCGATCATCGCCCGGCTGTCGGAACTGCTGCTGGAGGTCAATCTGGGCGGCACCGCCATCGGCACCCGGGTCAACACGCCCGAGGGCTATGCCGAACGCGCGGTCGCCGAACTGGCCCTGGTCTCGGGGCTGAAGGTGACGCTCGCCGGCGATCTGGTCGAGGCGTCGTCCGACACCGGCGCCTATGTCACCTTCTCGGGCGTGCTCAAGCGGATCGCGGTCAAGCTGTCCAAGATCTGCAACGACCTGCGCCTGCTGTCCTCGGGGCCGCGATCCGGCTTCAACGAGATCCGGCTGCCGGCGATGCAGGCGGGCAGTTCGATCATGCCGGGCAAGGTCAACCCGGTGATCCCCGAAGTCGTCAATCAGGTCGCCTTTCAGGTGATCGGCAACGACCTGACCGTCACCATGGCCGCAGAGGCGGGGCAGTTGCAGCTCAACGCCTTCGAGCCGGTCATCATCCTCAACCTGCTTCAGTCCATGCGCATGCTGATCAGGGCCATGGACACGCTGGCCACGCGCTGCGTCGCCGGCATCGAGGCGAATGTCGCCCAATGCGAGGGGGCATTGGAGAACTCGCTGGTGCTGGCCACGATGCTCGTCCCCCATATCGGCTATACACGGGCCGCCCGGGTGGCGAAGACGGCGCTGGCAGACGGGGCAGGGGTTGCCGAGACCGCTCAGCGGCTGGGGTTCGGCAGTCATGAGGAGATCGCCGCCTGGCTTCGCTGA
- a CDS encoding aspartate/glutamate racemase family protein — MTPRPHASRAYTLGIITGSGPEAGLDLWAKILRHTQALMGPGFRGDLDAPRLVAVSEPALGLSMDLKANEAAVWAAMERTVREIAPRVDAFAIACNTLNWYAPRIDALLAGMPGAGQLVSFQGVLHDEIRQSGAGRVGLLGAAPVVALDDHSAYAGLAAHVAIETPADPDRLQTLIHDVKRLGGAHPSLSPRLEEIIMQMEADTILLACTELPLIAQPVAGRRLIDVTDAVAARLAALALGHAGMKAA, encoded by the coding sequence ATGACACCGCGCCCCCATGCCTCCCGGGCCTATACGCTCGGCATCATCACCGGTTCGGGTCCCGAAGCCGGGCTCGACCTCTGGGCCAAGATCCTGCGCCATACCCAGGCCCTGATGGGGCCCGGCTTCCGCGGAGATCTGGACGCGCCGCGCCTGGTGGCGGTGTCGGAACCGGCCCTCGGCCTGTCGATGGATCTGAAGGCGAACGAGGCGGCGGTCTGGGCGGCGATGGAGCGGACGGTGCGCGAAATCGCCCCAAGGGTCGATGCCTTCGCCATCGCCTGCAACACGCTGAACTGGTATGCCCCCCGCATCGACGCGCTGCTGGCCGGCATGCCGGGCGCCGGGCAGCTGGTCTCGTTCCAGGGCGTGCTGCACGACGAAATCCGGCAGAGCGGTGCCGGCCGGGTCGGGCTGCTGGGTGCGGCCCCGGTCGTGGCGCTGGACGACCACTCCGCCTATGCTGGCCTGGCGGCCCATGTCGCGATCGAGACCCCGGCCGATCCCGACCGGCTGCAGACGCTCATCCACGACGTGAAGCGGCTGGGCGGCGCCCATCCGTCGCTTAGCCCGCGGCTTGAGGAGATCATCATGCAGATGGAGGCCGATACCATCCTGCTCGCCTGCACCGAACTGCCGCTGATCGCGCAGCCCGTCGCCGGGCGGCGGCTGATCGACGTGACCGATGCCGTCGCCGCCCGTCTGGCGGCGCTGGCGCTGGGTCATGCCGGCATGAAGGCGGCCTGA
- a CDS encoding asparaginase, which produces MRLLLIHTGGTIGMGDTPHGLGPVDGLVEAAVEARLPGGIRLTTRVFAPLLDSADVGPSHWNRMLDLIDDHPGTPVIVTHGTDTMAFTGAALSQALAGLGRHVVLCGAMQPLGRGGDAEDNLDLAIDAALRPGEAVMLAFAGRLMPAEGLVKHDSQGADSFRAIPQPPACPPRRRRFGDRRLAVLSLSPGMPAAMLRASLAELDGAVLRVFGSGTAMADPEVLAALSAAVQAGKRIRAVSQCEQGGLIPGSYAAGAGLWSCGVENGGTETPEAALIRLWLG; this is translated from the coding sequence ATGCGCCTGCTGCTCATCCACACCGGCGGCACCATCGGCATGGGCGACACGCCCCACGGCCTCGGCCCCGTCGACGGGCTGGTCGAAGCCGCGGTCGAGGCGCGCCTGCCCGGAGGCATCCGGCTGACCACACGGGTCTTCGCGCCGCTGCTCGACAGCGCCGATGTCGGCCCGTCGCACTGGAACCGGATGCTCGACCTGATCGACGACCACCCGGGCACGCCGGTGATCGTCACCCACGGCACCGACACCATGGCCTTCACCGGTGCAGCGCTGTCGCAGGCGCTGGCAGGCCTTGGCCGCCATGTCGTGCTTTGCGGCGCCATGCAGCCGCTCGGCCGCGGCGGCGATGCGGAAGACAATCTCGATCTGGCGATCGATGCCGCCCTCCGCCCCGGCGAGGCGGTGATGCTGGCCTTCGCCGGCCGTCTGATGCCGGCGGAAGGGCTGGTCAAACATGATTCGCAGGGCGCCGACAGCTTCCGCGCCATCCCCCAGCCCCCCGCCTGCCCGCCCCGCCGCCGGCGGTTCGGCGACCGGCGGCTGGCGGTCCTCTCCCTCTCGCCCGGCATGCCGGCCGCCATGCTGCGGGCCTCTCTGGCGGAGCTGGATGGTGCCGTGCTCAGGGTCTTCGGCTCGGGCACGGCGATGGCCGATCCCGAGGTTCTGGCAGCCCTGTCCGCGGCCGTGCAGGCCGGCAAGCGCATCCGCGCGGTCAGCCAGTGCGAACAGGGCGGGCTGATCCCCGGCAGCTATGCCGCCGGCGCCGGCCTCTGGTCCTGCGGGGTGGAAAACGGCGGCACCGAGACCCCGGAAGCCGCCCTGATCCGCCTCTGGCTGGGCTGA
- the gap gene encoding type I glyceraldehyde-3-phosphate dehydrogenase, which translates to MTIRVAINGFGRIGRGVLRAIVESGRTDIQVVGINDLAPAETNAHLFKYDSVHGRFNGEVKVEGDTIDVGTGPIKVTSERDPAKLPWGELKVDVALECTGIFTKRDAAAKHLEAGARKVLVSAPADNADYTVVFGVNEAGLTPEHTVVSNASCTTNCLAPVAKVLNDTIGIEHGYMTTVHAYTGDQPVLDVAHKDLRRARAAAQSIIPTSTGAARAVGLVLPELKGKLDGVAVRVPTPNVSMIDLTVVAKRGTTVDEVNAAMRAAAEGPMKGVLGVVSEPLVSIDFNHDPHSSSFDTTQTAVIDGTLVRVLSWYDNEWGFSNRMADTAVALGKL; encoded by the coding sequence ATGACCATTCGGGTGGCGATCAACGGCTTCGGCCGCATCGGCCGTGGCGTTCTGCGTGCGATCGTCGAGTCGGGCCGGACCGACATCCAGGTCGTCGGGATCAACGATCTCGCGCCTGCCGAGACCAACGCCCATCTGTTCAAGTACGATTCGGTCCATGGCCGTTTCAACGGCGAGGTCAAGGTCGAGGGCGACACCATCGACGTCGGCACCGGCCCGATCAAGGTGACCTCGGAACGCGACCCGGCCAAGCTGCCCTGGGGCGAGCTGAAGGTCGACGTGGCGCTGGAGTGCACCGGCATCTTCACCAAGCGTGATGCCGCCGCCAAGCACCTGGAAGCCGGCGCCCGCAAGGTGCTGGTCTCGGCCCCGGCCGACAATGCCGATTACACCGTGGTGTTCGGCGTGAACGAGGCCGGCCTGACGCCTGAGCACACCGTGGTGTCGAACGCGTCCTGCACCACCAACTGCCTGGCCCCGGTCGCCAAGGTGCTGAACGACACCATCGGCATCGAGCATGGCTACATGACCACGGTCCACGCCTATACCGGCGACCAGCCGGTTCTGGACGTGGCCCACAAGGATCTGCGCCGCGCCCGTGCCGCCGCGCAGTCGATCATCCCGACCTCGACCGGTGCCGCCCGGGCGGTCGGCCTGGTGCTGCCCGAACTGAAGGGCAAGCTGGACGGCGTCGCCGTGCGCGTGCCGACCCCGAACGTGTCGATGATCGACCTGACCGTCGTCGCCAAGCGCGGCACCACGGTCGACGAGGTCAATGCCGCGATGCGCGCCGCCGCCGAGGGCCCGATGAAGGGCGTTCTGGGCGTGGTCAGCGAGCCGCTGGTGTCGATCGACTTCAACCACGACCCGCATTCGTCGAGCTTCGACACCACCCAGACCGCGGTGATCGATGGCACGCTGGTGCGTGTTCTGTCGTGGTATGACAACGAGTGGGGCTTCTCGAACCGCATGGCCGACACGGCCGTGGCGCTCGGCAAGCTCTGA